In Euphorbia lathyris chromosome 10, ddEupLath1.1, whole genome shotgun sequence, a single genomic region encodes these proteins:
- the LOC136209217 gene encoding ras-related protein RABB1c — MSYAYLFKYIIIGDTGVGKSCLLLQFTDKRFQPVHDLTIGVEFGARMITIDNKPIKLQIWDTAGQESFRSITRSYYRGAAGALLVYDITRRETFNHLASWLEDARQHANANMTIMLIGNKCDLAHRRAVSTEEGEQFAKEHGLIFMEASAKTAQNVEEAFIKTAATIYKKIQDGVFDVSNESYGIKVGYGGIPGPSGGRDGASSQGGGCCS; from the exons ATGTCTTACGCCTACCTCTTCAAGTACATCATCATCGGCGATACTG GAGTTGGAAAATCGTGTCTTCTTCTCCAATTCACTGATAAGAGGTTTCAGCCTGTCCATGACTTGACCATAGGTGTTGAATTTGGGGCTCGAATGATTACTATTGATAATAAACCTATCAAACTCCAAATTTGGGACACG GCGGGTCAAGAGTCCTTCAGATCTATTACTAGGTCATATTATAGAGGGGCTGCTGGTGCTTTGCTTGTCTATGACATTACCAG AAGAGAAACTTTCAATCACTTGGCTAGCTGGCTAGAAGATGCTAGGCAGCATGCAAATGCAAACATGACAATTATGCTCATTGGTAATAAGTGCGATCTTGCTCATAGAAGGGCCGTGAGCACAGAGGAAGGGGAACAATTTGCCAAGGAGCATGGTTTAATCTTCATGGAAGCATCAGCAAAAACTGCACAGAATGTCGAAGAG GCATTTATAAAAACAGCTGCAACAATATATAAGAAGATTCAGGATGGAGTTTTCGATGTATCTAACGAG TCTTATGGAATAAAAGTGGGATACGGTGGAATTCCGGGGCCATCAGGAGGCAGAGATGGAGCTTCTTCTCAAGGTGGAGGGTGCTGCAGTTGA